The Cytophagales bacterium nucleotide sequence CTTTTGGGCTTTATACTCGCCTACCTGACCAGGATATTTTTGAAAAACGATCAACTTACTGGCTGCCTCACCAGACTTACGCATATTGGTAAGGGCATCTGAAAATCGATCGCTGTTGAAATGCTCAAAAGCAAGCGATGTCCATTCGGTAAAATCATGAACCTTATTTAATAGTTTAATGTCCATAAATGTAAAATTATCAAAAAAATTTTATACTTACACGATTTTTATCTAATTTAGCACAATGAAACGTCTATTTTTATTATTATTTTTTTCGCTGTCAATTTATAGCTGTGCTCCGCGCTGTAATACCGATTCATGTAAAAGCGGGCACTTCCTCAAAAGGCACTTTGGTATTTTGACTTCCATGTGTAAAATTAAATCATGTCGCGCCAGGTTGATGCACTATCATCCGTCAAAAAGAAGGCCGCAAGGACAAGTGTTCAGGGGAAGGACGTGGCTTTTTAGTAATCAAAGCCCTAGGGTAGGGGAGGATCTGAAAGATACGAAGGTTAAGAAAAAATAGGAATATGAGAACAATATAATAGAAAACCTTTTCAATATTACTTAAATAAAGCATATGAACTTGATCCAACTTTAAAAAACAGTAATAGATCATTGTTAAAATAAAATAATACTATATTTGCATCTATAAAAAATAGGTGTATAAAATAAATACCCATTAATGCCTGAAACCGCGAATATCATTCCCATCAACATAGAAGAGGAAATGCGCAGCGCATACATAGATTATTCTATGTCTGTGATCATTTCCAGGGCGCTGCCGGACGTCCGGGACGGACTTAAGCCGGTGCACCGAAGGGTGTTGTACGGGATGCTGGATTTAGGGGTTAACTACAACAAATCGCACAAAAAATCAGCAAGAATAGTAGGGGAGGTGCTCGGTAAATATCACCCCCATGGTGATACCTCTGTATATGATGCAATGGTAAGGATGGCTCAGCCCTGGTCATTAAGGTACCCCTTAGTGGACGGGCAAGGTAACTTTGGCTCCGTGGACGATGACCCGCCTGCTGCAATGCGATACACCGAAGCACGGCTCAAAAGAATTTCCGAAGAATTATTAGCAGACCTGAATAAAGACACCGTAGATTTTCAGCCTAATTTTGATGACTCACTCACTGAACCGGTAGTGATGCCTTCAAAGATACCCAATTTACTGCTCAATGGAGTATCGGGCATAGCTGTGGGAATGGCTACCAACATGGCGCCTCATAACCTCTCTGAAGTTATTGACGGGACCATAGCCTATGTTGACAACAATGAAATTACGATCCCGGAATTGATGCAATACATCAAAGCTCCTGATTTCCCTACCGGAGGTATTATTCATGGCTACCAGGGAGTTATAGCTGCTTTTGAGACGGGCAAAGGCAGAATAGTGATGAGAGCAAAAGCAACGTTTGAAACAGATAAAAACGGCAATGAAAAGATCATCGTTACTGAAATACCATACCAGGTCAATAAGGCGCTTATGGTCGAGAAAACCGCTCTGCTGATAAATGAAAAGAAAATTACAGGTATCTCTGCTGTCTGGGACGAGTCGGATAAAGATGGCATGCGCATAGTATATGATCTGAAAAGAGATAGCATCCCCAATATCGTTTTAAATAATTTATACAAGTACACACAACTGCAAACCGCTTTTAATGTTAACAATATTGCAATAGTCAGTGGTAGGCCTGAGGTACTTAATCTTAAAGATCAGATCGTTTACTTTGTAAAACACCGGCATGAAGTTGTAGTTCGCAGAACAAATTATGAATTAAAGGAAGCACAGAAACGGGAACATATTTTAAAAGGGCTGCTCATAGCTCTTGGCAAGCTTGATGCGGTGATCAAATTGATCAGAAGCTCTAAAGACCCCGTTGTTGCCAGGAATGGGCTGATGAAAAAATTCAAGCTTTCAAAAATTCAGTCGCTGGCCATCCTGGATATGCGCCTTCAAAGATTGACAGGGCTTGAAAGAGCAAAAATAGAAAAAGAATATAAAGAAGTAACCGAATTAATAAAACAACTCAAGGCAATATTAAAAGATGAAGGCTTGAGGATGAAAATAATAAAAGATGAATTGACTGAGATCAAAGAACGGTATGGAGACGAGCGAAGGAGCGAGATCGTTCATTCGGCAGAGGATATTTCAATA carries:
- the gyrA gene encoding DNA gyrase subunit A, producing the protein MPETANIIPINIEEEMRSAYIDYSMSVIISRALPDVRDGLKPVHRRVLYGMLDLGVNYNKSHKKSARIVGEVLGKYHPHGDTSVYDAMVRMAQPWSLRYPLVDGQGNFGSVDDDPPAAMRYTEARLKRISEELLADLNKDTVDFQPNFDDSLTEPVVMPSKIPNLLLNGVSGIAVGMATNMAPHNLSEVIDGTIAYVDNNEITIPELMQYIKAPDFPTGGIIHGYQGVIAAFETGKGRIVMRAKATFETDKNGNEKIIVTEIPYQVNKALMVEKTALLINEKKITGISAVWDESDKDGMRIVYDLKRDSIPNIVLNNLYKYTQLQTAFNVNNIAIVSGRPEVLNLKDQIVYFVKHRHEVVVRRTNYELKEAQKREHILKGLLIALGKLDAVIKLIRSSKDPVVARNGLMKKFKLSKIQSLAILDMRLQRLTGLERAKIEKEYKEVTELIKQLKAILKDEGLRMKIIKDELTEIKERYGDERRSEIVHSAEDISIEDIIPDEEMVITISHEGYIKRTPADEYRTQGRGGIGSRGVITKDDDFTEHLYIASAHNYLLILTEAGKVFWKKVYEIPEGSKNSKGRALQNLINIAKDDKVRAVINVKTLKDEEYINNNYLVMCTVKGKIKKTKLEAYSRVRQNGINAITINEGDRLLEAKLTDGDNEVVIALRSGNAIRFNEKRVRPMGRLAAGVKGITLREKKDRVIGMVCVKQRDESEVNLLVVAEKGFGKRSSIDDYRITNRGGKGVKTINITEKTGHLVSINDVVDTDDLMIINKSGITIRMAVADLRVIGRATQGVKLIRLNEDDEITSVAKIEEVKGE